The following proteins are co-located in the Apium graveolens cultivar Ventura chromosome 5, ASM990537v1, whole genome shotgun sequence genome:
- the LOC141660316 gene encoding uncharacterized protein LOC141660316 — protein sequence MLSRNKYPSTFCVFLLLQSCLSTSIITSDEPLYDGDVLVSASENFILGFFSPSNTTTRRYVGIWYNKISVQTVVWVANRDDPILSTSGVLSLGKTGNLVLVDSRKPDVVVWSTNVSNSSSNIVTSNHTAELLDSGNFVVREEDSKNGFVWQSFDFPTDTQLPEMIIGVNRRSGFNRFLTSWKSPDDPGTGTYSLMIDVNGSRPQLFLYRDGIPYWRAGHWNGVRYSGVPEMNTSNSIFKVKYVDNSEEVSLWFSLRNTSVLSRLVIIESPRTVERQTLQEDVHKWGVFFSAPKDECDYYSHCGAFGNCNSFSAGAYECKCLPGFEPKSPRDWNLRDGSQGCVPKQKGQICRDGEGFVKLAEVKLPDTTKTKLEMNLDDKACADLCLKNCSCTGYASAKASGGSFSGCITWYNELVDLREYPSGGQDFYLRVDAVELENWKTRASIPTIIPAKDSKKFNRFHGYIKVLVIVALSVALFVLLTVTYWLVMKKKTGIAQRRRENINWISSNDIGTSTSDVKTYSLSTIVAATENFSLAHKVGEGGFGSVYKGKLHNGQDIAVKRLSDTSGQGMKEFENEVTLIAKLQHRNLVRLFGYCTQNEEKMLIYEYLPNKGLDCFLFDKENKCILDWEKRFDITLGIARGMVYLHHDSRLRIIHRDLKASNILLDADLNPKISDFGMARISGSDQNEEQTKRVVGTYGYMSPEYAMQGHFSIKSDVFSFGVLLLEIITGRKNSSYYTEDSINLIGHVWDLWRESKVLEVVDEWLGESSHHDPRILRCIHIGLLCVQESATARPSMSEVVFMLCNETSLPPPGQPAFIFRTSDRGPTSTNSTSVGTNPFNELTISTIQGQHDHLFHTDKTSYLVPAEEGITVRTMFSKNKSPPFIFIFLLVEACTSTSIITPDKPLSDGHANVLVSAGESFVLGFFSPDNSSRRYVGIWYNKVSVQTVVWVANRDHPLTNTSGVFSLDNSGNLVLFDSQKPDVVLWSTNVSNMSSVVKSNYSAELLDTGNLVVHKDDSKNKGYAWQSFDYPTDTLLPEMKFGVDRRSGLNRFLTSWKSPDNPETGSYSYMIDINGSVPQLFLYKNKDPFWRGGSWNGLRWSGVPELRSNFIFKVSYVDNPEEISIVYGMLNTSIISRMVLNESTGTIQRSTWHQGDHRWDNFWSAPQDRCDYFSHCGAFGNCNLENAGEYECTCLPGFEPKSSRDWYLRDGSQGCVTKQKGHLCGNGEGFVKLEEVKLPDTTKTKLDMKLNTKACADLCLKNCSCTGYSAANVGGGGFSGCITWYDKLVDLREYSKGGQDFYIRVDAVELAKYLKKSKRSHGYIKVLVLVLVSAAFLVLFTLAYWIIMKRKKALRRKEEGRRFFQNDRNKLGLSAQGSSTGEEGDEIETSTVDVKFYSLSTIIDATENFSMAQKVGEGGFGSVYKGKLRNGQEIAVKRLSNTSGQGIEEFRNEVTLIAKLQHRNLVRLFGYCIQREEKMLIYEYLPNKGLDCFLFDKEKKDILDWKKRFDISLGIARGMVYLHHDSRLRIIHRDLKASNVLLDAHLNPKISDFGMARIFGNDQIDETTKRVVGTYGYMSPEYAMEGLFSIKSDVFSFGVLLLEIITGRKNSSYQSENSINMIGHVWDLWGESKVLEIVDPALGKSHEYDTEIVRCIHIALLCVQESATARPSMSEVVFMLSNEISLPTPGQAAFLLRTAYKSLTNTSSGSVGAISVNDFTISTVEGR from the exons ATGCTTAGCCGGAATAAATATCCAAGTACATTTTGTGTATTCCttttgcttcaatcttgcctttcCACTAGCATCATCACCTCAGATGAACCTCTATATGATGGCGATGTTTTGGTTTCGGCAAGTGAAAACTTCATACTTGGATTCTTTAGCCCTTCTAATACTACTACCAGAAGATATGTGGGAATTTGGTACAATAAAATCTCTGTACAAACTGTAGTTTGGGTTGCCAACAGGGATGATCCTATCTTAAGTACATCAGGTGTTCTATCACTAGGCAAGACTGGAAATCTTGTTTTAGTGGACAGCCGAAAGCCAGATGTTGTCGTATGGTCGACTAATGTGTCCAACTCATCTTCTAATATTGTTACATCCAACCACACAGCAGAGTTGTTGGACTCGGGGAATTTTGTGGTGCGTGAAGAAGATAGCAAAAATGGTTTTGTGTGGCAGAGCTTTGATTTTCCAACAGATACTCAGCTTCCGGAGATGATAATTGGAGTAAACCGTAGGTCCGGTTTCAACCGGTTCTTGACTTCTTGGAAGTCACCTGATGATCCCGGAACAGGGACTTACTCACTTATGATTGATGTTAATGGCTCCCGACCTCAGTTGTTCCTGTATAGAGATGGGATTCCGTATTGGCGGGCAGGACATTGGAATGGAGTTCGATATAGTGGTGTACCTGAGATGAACACTAGTAATTCCATTTTCAAAGTAAAGTACGTAGATAATTCTGAGGAGGTATCGCTGTGGTTCAGCTTGCGTAACACATCAGTTTTATCGAGACTAGTTATCATTGAGTCACCTCGGACGGTTGAAAGACAAACACTGCAAGAAGATGTCCATAAATGGGGTGTCTTCTTTTCGGCACCAAAGGACGAATGTGATTATTATAGTCATTGTGGCGCATTTGGAAACTGTAACAGTTTCAGTGCAGGTGCTTACGAGTGCAAGTGTCTTCCAGGATTTGAACCAAAGTCACCACGGGACTGGAACTTAAGGGATGGCTCACAAGGTTGTGTTCCAAAGCAAAAAGGCCAAATATGCAGAGATGGAGAAGGATTTGTGAAACTTGCTGAGGTGAAGCTGCCCGACACAACTAAAACAAAGCTAGAAATGAATTTGGATGATAAGGCGTGCGCAGACTTGTGCTTGAAGAACTGCTCGTGTACGGGTTACGCCAGCGCTAAGGCGAGTGGAGGAAGTTTCAGTGGATGCATTACATGGTATAATGAACTGGTAGACTTGAGAGAGTATCCAAGTGGCGGCCAGGATTTCTACCTACGTGTGGATGCGGTTGAGTTAG AAAATTGGAAAACCAGAGCTTCAATCCCTACCATCATCCCAGCTAAAGATTCGAAGAAGTTCAACAGATTTCACGGCTACATCAAGGTTTTAGTTATTGTGGCACTAAGTGTTGCATTATTTGTTCTGCTTACCGTCACATATTGGTTAGTAATGAAGAAAAAGACAG GAATAGCTCAGCGAAGACGGGAGAATATAAACTGGATCAGTAGCAACGACATAGGGACAAGTACAAGTGATGTGAAAACTTATTCTCTGAGCACAATTGTAGCTGCAACTGAAAATTTCTCCCTTGCTCACAAAGTCGGAGAAGGTGGTTTTGGTTCCGTGTACAAG GGTAAACTGCATAATGGACAAGATATCGCTGTAAAGAGATTGTCAGACACGTCAGGGCAAGGGATGAAGGAATTTGAAAATGAGGTTACGTTGATAGCAAAGCTTCAGCACCGAAATCTTGTCAGACTTTTTGGATACTGCACTCAGAATGAAGAGAAAATGTTAATTTATGAGTACTTGCCGAATAAGGGCTTAGATTGCTTTCTTTTTG ATAAAGAAAACAAATGCATACTTGATTGGGAAAAACGATTTGATATAACTCTGGGCATAGCACGGGGGATGGTATATCTTCATCACGATTCAAGGCTGCGAATCATTCACAGGGATTTGAAAGCAAGTAATATTTTACTAGATGCTGACTTGAATCCAAAAATATCAGACTTCGGCATGGCTAGAATATCTGGAAGCGACCAAAATGAAGAACAGACGAAGCGAGTAGTTGGAACATA TGGTTACATGTCGCCAGAGTATGCAATGCAAGGACATTTTTCAATAAAATCTGATGTTTTTAGCTTTGGAGTTCTACTCTTGGAGATCATCACAGGAAGAAAAAACAGCAGCTACTATACCGAAGACTCAATTAATTTAATTGGACAT GTTTGGGATCTTTGGAGGGAATCAAAAGTCTTGGAGGTAGTTGATGAGTGGCTTGGTGAATCAAGTCATCATGATCCTCGGATATTGAGATGTATCCATATTGGACTACTGTGTGTGCAAGAATCTGCTACTGCAAGACCAAGTATGTCGGAAGTGGTGTTTATGTTATGCAATGAAACAAGTCTTCCACCTCCAGGCCAGCCTGCATTTATTTTCAGAACATCTGATAGAGGTCCAACAAGCACAAATTCTACCAGCGTTGGAACTAATCCTTTTAATGAGCTCACAATTAGCACAATTCAAGGAC AACATGATCACTTGTTCCACACGGACAAAACTTCATATTTAGTACCTGCTGAAGAAGGCATTACTGTAAGAACTATGTTTAGCAAAAATAAATCCCCCCCTTTCATTTTCATATTTTTGCTCGTCGAAGCCTGTACTTCCACCAGCATCATCACCCCCGATAAGCCTCTTAGTGACGGTCATGCTAACGTTTTGGTGTCAGCTGGAGAAAGCTTTGTGCTTGGATTTTTTAGCCCTGATAATAGTAGCAGAAGATATGTGGGAATTTGGTACAACAAAGTCTCTGTACAGACAGTAGTTTGGGTTGCCAACAGGGACCATCCACTCACAAATACATCAGGTGTTTTTTCACTAGACAACTCTGGAAATCTTGTTTTGTTTGATAGCCAAAAGCCAGATGTTGTCTTGTGGTCGACTAATGTGTCAAACATGTCATCTGTTGTTAAATCGAACTACTCAGCTGAGCTTTTGGATACAGGAAATTTGGTTGTACATAAAGATGATAGCAAAAATAAAGGTTATGCGTGGCAGAGCTTTGATTATCCCACTGATACTCTACTTCCAGAGATGAAGTTTGGAGTGGACCGTAGGTCCGGTCTGAACCGCTTCCTGACTTCTTGGAAGTCACCCGACAATCCAGAAACCGGATCATATTCATATATGATTGATATTAATGGATCGGTGCCTCAGTTGTTCTTGTATAAGAATAAGGATCCTTTCTGGCGAGGAGGATCTTGGAATGGTCTCAGATGGAGTGGGGTACCTGAATTGAGATCTAATTTCATATTTAAGGTAAGTTATGTTGATAATCCAGAGGAGATATCCATAGTATACGGGATGCTGAACACCTCAATTATATCGAGGATGGTTCTTAATGAGTCGACAGGGACGATTCAAAGATCAACCTGGCACCAGGGTGACCACAGATGGGATAACTTCTGGTCAGCGCCACAGGACCGGTGTGACTATTTTAGTCATTGTGGCGCATTTGGAAATTGCAACCTGGAGAATGCGGGTGAATACGAATGCACATGTCTTCCGGGATTTGAACCAAAGTCATCCCGTGACTGGTACTTAAGGGATGGATCACAAGGTTGTGTTACAAAGCAAAAAGGCCATTTGTGTGGGAATGGGGAAGGATTTGTGAAACTTGAGGAGGTGAAGCTACCTGACACAACTAAAACAAAACTAGACATGAAGTTAAATACTAAAGCATGTGCGGACTTGTGCTTGAAGAACTGCTCGTGTACGGGTTACTCCGCGGCTAATGTTGGAGGAGGTGGTTTCAGTGGATGCATTACATGGTACGATAAACTGGTAGACTTGAGAGAGTATTCCAAGGGTGGCCAGGATTTCTACATACGTGTGGATGCGGTTGAGTTAG CTAAATATTTAAAGAAGTCGAAGAGATCTCATGGCTATATCAAGGTTTTGGTTCTTGTGCTAGTCAGTGCTGCTTTTCTTGTTCTGTTTACTCTTGCATATTGGATAATAATGAAGAGGAAAAAAG CTTTGAGGCGGAAGGAGGAGGGTAGAAGATTTTTTCAGAATGATAGAAATAAGCTCGGCTTATCTGCCCAGGGATCATCAACAGGAGAAGAGGgtgatgaaatagagacaagtaCTGTTGATGTGAAATTTTACTCTCTGAGCACTATTATAGATGCGACTGAAAATTTTTCCATGGCTCAAAAAGTCGGAGAAGGTGGTTTTGGCTCGGTGTACAAG GGTAAACTGCGTAATGGGCAAGAAATCGCCGTAAAAAGATTGTCAAACACGTCAGGGCAAGGGATAGAGGAATTCAGAAATGAAGTTACTTTGATAGCAAAGCTTCAACACAGGAATCTTGTGAGACTTTTCGGATACTGCATTCAGAGAGAAGAGAAAATGTTAATATACGAGTACTTGCCCAACAAGGGATTGGATTGCTTTCTTTTTG ATAAAGAAAAAAAAGACATTCTTGACTGGAAAAAACGGTTTGATATAAGTTTGGGTATAGCACGGGGGATGGTATATCTCCATCATGATTCTAGATTAAGAATCATTCACAGGGATCTAAAAGCAAGCAATGTTCTACTAGATGCTCACCTTAATCCAAAAATATCAGACTTCGGCATGGCAAGGATATTTGGAAATGATCAAATTGATGAAACGACGAAGAGAGTAGTTGGAACATA CGGGTACATGTCACCAGAGTACGCAATGGAAGGATTGTTTTCAATCAAGTCTGATGTTTTCAGCTTCGGAGTTCTGCTGCTGGAGATCATTACAGGAAGAAAGAACAGCAGCTACCAGTCCGAGAACTCCATTAACATGATTGGACAT GTTTGGGATCTTTGGGGAGAATCGAAAGTCTTGGAAATAGTTGATCCGGCGCTAGGCAAATCACATGAATATGATACAGAAATTGTAAGATGTATCCATATTGCACTGCTGTGCGTGCAAGAATCTGCTACAGCAAGACCAAGCATGTCTGAAGTAGTGTTTATGCTGTCCAATGAGATAAGTCTTCCAACCCCGGGTCAGGCTGCATTTTTGTTGAGAACAGCGTATAAAAGTCTTACAAATACAAGTTCTGGTAGTGTTGGAGCCATCTCTGTTAATGACTTCACAATTAGCACAGTTGAAGGACGCTAA